In one Lachnospiraceae bacterium GAM79 genomic region, the following are encoded:
- a CDS encoding ketoacyl-ACP synthase III yields MPIRIMGTGSFLPEKNVSNTDLEKYVDTSDEWISSRTGIKNRRIAVHETTAGMAAEAAKKALEMAGKEAIDVELIVLATVTPDYYTPSAACQVQAELGADNAIAFDVNAACSGFVFALNVAKMYIETGFVKNALVIGAETLSKILDWNDRGTCVLFGDGAGAAYLEESDKGIISVVQGSIGKKGMVLNCESRRTHNIFTEAGIEHDYLHMDGQEVYKFAVRQCPKCLLEALEKADMTADDIDYFVLHQANVRIIESVAKRLKAPIEKFPMTLGYTGNMSAASVPVMLDSLVRDGGLKRGDKVAMSAFGAGLTYGAIVLEW; encoded by the coding sequence ATGCCAATAAGAATAATGGGAACCGGAAGCTTTTTACCGGAAAAAAATGTGTCAAATACAGACCTTGAGAAATATGTAGATACTTCGGACGAGTGGATCTCCAGCCGAACCGGAATTAAGAATAGAAGAATCGCAGTACATGAAACGACTGCAGGAATGGCAGCAGAGGCTGCAAAGAAAGCCTTGGAGATGGCAGGAAAAGAAGCAATTGATGTAGAACTGATCGTGCTTGCAACAGTAACACCGGATTATTATACACCGAGTGCCGCATGTCAGGTTCAGGCGGAACTTGGTGCAGACAATGCCATTGCATTTGATGTAAATGCTGCATGTTCAGGATTTGTATTTGCACTCAATGTGGCAAAAATGTACATCGAGACAGGCTTTGTTAAGAATGCACTGGTAATTGGTGCGGAGACATTATCCAAGATCCTCGACTGGAACGATCGTGGGACCTGCGTGTTGTTTGGAGATGGAGCAGGTGCAGCGTATCTGGAAGAATCCGACAAGGGAATTATCAGTGTAGTACAGGGATCGATCGGTAAGAAGGGAATGGTTCTGAACTGCGAGAGCAGACGTACTCACAATATATTTACGGAAGCCGGGATCGAACATGATTATCTGCATATGGATGGACAGGAAGTATACAAATTCGCAGTCAGACAGTGCCCGAAGTGCCTGCTCGAAGCATTGGAAAAGGCAGATATGACAGCCGATGATATTGATTATTTCGTTCTTCATCAGGCAAATGTCCGTATCATCGAATCAGTAGCAAAGCGGTTAAAAGCGCCGATCGAGAAGTTCCCGATGACACTTGGATATACCGGAAATATGAGTGCTGCCAGTGTACCTGTCATGCTCGACAGTCTGGTGCGTGATGGCGGCTTAAAACGTGGTGACAAGGTTGCAATGTCAGCATTTGGCGCCGGCTTAACCTATGGCGCGATCGTCCTCGAGTGGTAG
- a CDS encoding ATP-binding protein encodes MLQRKVYQELLKWKNSKKGKALCVIGARQIGKTTLIREFGANEYEYFAEINFVTDKNAFKIFDGKLTVKTIITNMTAYLQTRLEPGKTLILFDEVQECPQVRAAIKFLVEDGRFDYIESGSLLGVRYKEISSYPVGFEQILQMYPLDFEEYMWANGIQSSTFEYLKGCYDNTTKVSDSIHETLSKLFYSYLVVGGMPENVQIYVDTHDIAKVVMNQRSILDLYRLDIAKYASENEKAKIKAIYDGIPSQLNEKNRRFKLSSIHPDARMLRYEDCFNWLTDAGVALACYNVAEPQPPLQLSEKRNLFKLYMGDVGLLCAACMENVQFDLLMGNVDVNMGSILENAFAQNLQAGGFHLNYYDSKKIGELDFVLQRGLSVELVEVKSGNDYHKHKALDRALQVENWKFKESVVFSKGNIESENGITYLPWYMVIFFHQEKEPDQMIYEIDLSDL; translated from the coding sequence ATGTTACAAAGAAAAGTATATCAGGAACTGTTGAAGTGGAAAAATAGTAAAAAAGGAAAAGCATTATGTGTAATTGGTGCAAGGCAAATTGGAAAAACAACATTAATTCGTGAATTTGGAGCAAATGAGTATGAATATTTTGCAGAAATTAATTTTGTAACCGATAAAAATGCTTTTAAAATATTTGATGGAAAGCTGACTGTCAAAACAATCATAACGAATATGACAGCTTATCTACAGACACGTCTGGAACCGGGAAAGACATTGATTTTATTTGACGAGGTGCAGGAATGCCCACAGGTAAGAGCCGCAATAAAATTTCTTGTGGAGGATGGAAGATTTGATTATATAGAATCAGGTTCGCTGTTGGGAGTCCGGTATAAAGAAATCAGTTCATATCCGGTTGGTTTTGAACAGATATTACAGATGTATCCTCTTGATTTTGAGGAGTACATGTGGGCAAATGGTATACAGTCATCAACATTTGAATATTTGAAAGGGTGTTATGATAATACAACGAAGGTTTCAGATTCCATACATGAAACATTAAGCAAGCTGTTTTATAGTTATCTTGTGGTAGGTGGAATGCCGGAGAATGTACAGATTTATGTAGATACACATGATATAGCAAAGGTTGTTATGAACCAGAGAAGTATTTTGGATTTATATCGATTGGATATTGCAAAATACGCATCAGAGAATGAGAAAGCAAAGATCAAAGCAATATATGATGGCATTCCATCCCAGTTAAATGAAAAAAATCGCAGATTTAAACTTAGTAGTATCCATCCGGATGCCAGAATGTTACGATACGAGGATTGCTTTAACTGGCTGACAGATGCAGGAGTCGCACTGGCATGTTATAACGTAGCAGAACCTCAGCCGCCATTGCAGTTAAGCGAAAAGAGAAATCTTTTCAAATTGTATATGGGTGATGTCGGGTTGCTGTGTGCGGCTTGTATGGAAAATGTTCAGTTCGATCTGCTAATGGGAAACGTGGATGTTAATATGGGGAGTATTCTTGAAAATGCGTTTGCACAGAACCTTCAGGCAGGTGGCTTTCATTTGAATTATTATGATTCAAAAAAGATTGGAGAGTTAGATTTTGTATTACAAAGAGGTTTGTCGGTTGAGCTTGTAGAAGTAAAATCTGGAAATGATTACCATAAACATAAAGCGTTGGATCGTGCATTACAGGTTGAAAACTGGAAATTTAAAGAGTCGGTTGTCTTTTCAAAAGGAAATATAGAGTCAGAGAATGGGATCACATATCTGCCCTGGTATATGGTCATCTTTTTTCATCAGGAAAAAGAGCCAGATCAGATGATATATGAAATAGACCTAAGCGACTTATAA
- a CDS encoding Hsp20/alpha crystallin family protein — MLMPSIFGENLFDDLFDDFARPYKVTTGYTQPANIMKTDVKETEGSFELDIDMPGYKKEDVKAELKDGYLTITGTTKKETGDQDKKGKYVRRERYCGSCSRSFYVGKAVEKEDIKAKFEDGVLKISVPKKEEKPKVEESKYISIEG, encoded by the coding sequence ATGTTGATGCCTAGTATTTTTGGAGAAAATTTATTTGATGATTTATTTGATGATTTTGCACGTCCTTATAAAGTGACAACAGGTTATACACAGCCTGCTAATATTATGAAGACAGATGTAAAAGAGACCGAAGGTTCATTTGAACTGGATATTGATATGCCTGGTTACAAGAAAGAAGATGTAAAGGCAGAATTGAAGGATGGTTATCTGACCATCACAGGTACAACGAAGAAAGAAACAGGCGATCAGGACAAGAAAGGCAAATATGTCCGCCGTGAAAGATATTGTGGTTCTTGCAGCCGTAGCTTCTATGTTGGTAAGGCAGTTGAAAAGGAAGACATCAAGGCAAAATTTGAAGATGGTGTTTTAAAGATCAGCGTACCAAAGAAAGAAGAGAAGCCAAAGGTTGAAGAAAGTAAATATATTTCAATCGAAGGATAA
- a CDS encoding MFS transporter, whose protein sequence is MEEKKYLKWYNKVGYGSGDIAGNVVYAFLTSFVMVYLTDTVGLASGIVGTLIAVSKLFDGFTDVFFGSLIDKTHSRLGKARPWMIYGYIGCAITLVACFAVPAGMGKAAQYTWFFIAYTLLNGVFYTANNIAYSALTSLITKNSKERVQMGSYRFIFAFSTSLLIQTITVGFVDWCGGDAAAWRLVAIIYAIVGLVVNTISGLSVKELPEEELNDGEPKKTEEKYSLVQAFKLLIKNKYYIMICGTYILQQLYSAMIGAGLFYMTWVLKNKNLFGQFAWAVNIPLIIALIFTPTLVGKWKGMYKLNLRGYIIAVIGRALVVVAGYIGNIPLMLAFTALAALGQGPWQGDMNAVIASCSEYTYLTQGKRVDGTMYSCTSLGVKIGGGIGTAVVGWLLELSGYKGTMAVQPQSALDMMQFMYLWLPLIFDILILLILSRMNVEAANEKLKAERGMCAGE, encoded by the coding sequence ATGGAAGAGAAGAAATATTTAAAATGGTATAATAAAGTAGGTTATGGTTCGGGAGATATCGCGGGAAATGTGGTATATGCGTTTCTGACATCCTTTGTCATGGTATACCTGACGGATACGGTCGGACTTGCTTCAGGCATTGTCGGCACACTGATCGCGGTATCCAAATTATTCGATGGATTTACGGATGTATTTTTCGGATCCCTGATTGATAAGACACACAGCAGACTGGGAAAGGCAAGACCATGGATGATCTATGGATATATTGGCTGTGCAATCACGCTGGTTGCATGTTTTGCAGTTCCAGCCGGTATGGGTAAGGCTGCACAGTATACATGGTTTTTCATTGCATACACATTGTTAAATGGTGTGTTTTACACGGCAAATAATATTGCGTATTCGGCACTTACCTCACTGATCACAAAGAACAGCAAAGAACGAGTTCAGATGGGTTCTTATCGGTTTATATTTGCATTTTCAACAAGCCTTTTGATCCAGACGATCACGGTCGGATTCGTGGACTGGTGCGGTGGAGATGCGGCGGCATGGAGATTAGTAGCAATCATCTATGCGATAGTTGGTCTTGTGGTAAATACGATCTCCGGTCTGTCTGTGAAGGAGCTTCCGGAGGAAGAATTAAACGATGGAGAGCCGAAGAAAACCGAGGAGAAGTATAGTCTGGTTCAGGCATTTAAGCTCCTTATTAAGAACAAATATTATATTATGATCTGTGGAACTTACATCTTGCAGCAGCTTTACAGTGCCATGATCGGTGCGGGTCTGTTCTATATGACATGGGTTCTTAAGAATAAGAATCTGTTCGGGCAGTTTGCCTGGGCAGTAAATATTCCCCTCATTATAGCACTGATATTTACACCGACGCTGGTTGGCAAATGGAAGGGCATGTATAAGCTGAACCTTAGAGGATATATCATAGCGGTTATTGGCAGAGCCTTGGTTGTTGTTGCCGGCTATATTGGAAACATCCCGCTTATGCTGGCATTTACAGCTCTTGCAGCGCTAGGCCAGGGACCTTGGCAGGGAGATATGAATGCGGTTATTGCTTCCTGTTCCGAATATACCTACCTGACACAGGGAAAGCGGGTTGACGGAACTATGTACTCCTGTACTTCGCTTGGTGTAAAGATCGGAGGAGGAATCGGAACGGCGGTTGTCGGCTGGCTCCTTGAACTGTCCGGTTATAAAGGAACGATGGCGGTTCAGCCACAGTCGGCTCTTGATATGATGCAGTTCATGTATCTGTGGCTGCCGTTGATATTTGATATACTAATCCTGCTTATACTTTCCAGAATGAATGTGGAAGCGGCAAATGAAAAGCTTAAGGCAGAGCGGGGAATGTGTGCAGGAGAATAA
- a CDS encoding DUF4981 domain-containing protein, with protein MIVPRYYENLNVLHENTQPARAYYVPASCRMDDLVEHREGSDRLQLLNGKWKFQYFKSIYDVKDAFYEMGYDTGAFDEIEVPGVWQMAGYDTHQYTNIRYPFPFDPPYVPQDIPCGAYVHTFSYAKDVDAAKAFLNFEGVDSCFYVWINGEYVGYSQVSHMTGEFDVTDILKEGENTIAVLVMKWCDGSYLEDQDKFRMSGIFHDVYILKRPECAIRDYRITTSVLKEKAEVKLDLSFYQETAVKVTIEDRNGVVVAEEQAEHDGAFTFEIIQPTLWNTENPYLYTLILQSENETIVDHIAVRTIEIKDKVIYFNGQKIKFRGVNRHDSDPVTGFTVDVEKIKKDLTLMKQHNFNAIRSSHYPNAPYFYQMCDKYGFMVCDEADIEAHGPYMLYRKEDTDYNRFKKWNEKIADNPEWEAAILDRVKRMVERDKNRFCIVMWSMGNESAYGCNFEKALAWTKQYDPSRITQYESARYRNYDVTYNYENLDLYSRMYPALSEIEEYLEKDGSKPFLLVEYCHSMGNGPGDFEDYFQMIHSDDRMCGGFVWEWCDHAVAHDQAENGKTKYYYGGDHGEAIHDGNFCMDGLVYPDRTPHTGLLEYKNVYRPVRVRSFDQERGTLTLHNYMDFDDIQDFVDICYEVTQDGLSVQKGKVVGASAAPHSDCTVGLDIDVPTAGRVYLKLSYQLKKELPLVSAGHVLGFDELLLENKDGRNQTAAKWTASDVAVSDIRVEEDDAWIVLNGDGFTYRLDKRTGLFSGLQYAGREYLNHPMELNIWRAPTDNDMYIRAEWEKAHYDEAYTRAYSEQILQNKFGVMIMCHAGVVAPTVQKLIDVEIMWKIDGAGRIAAGITAVKDEELPDLPRFGIRMFLDKKLSEAAYYGMGPQESYRDKHRAASHGLFRSSVQELHEDYIMPQENGSHYDCDYVELTNQRYGMAVAAEHTFSFNASYYTQEVLTQTKHNYELTEADSTVLCIDHAQNGIGSNSCGPVVSDEYRFSENEFRFDFALVPFVRG; from the coding sequence ATGATAGTGCCACGTTATTATGAGAATTTGAATGTATTACATGAAAATACACAGCCTGCAAGGGCATACTATGTACCGGCTTCCTGTAGGATGGATGATCTGGTCGAGCACAGAGAAGGATCAGATCGGTTACAGTTATTAAATGGAAAATGGAAATTCCAATATTTTAAAAGTATTTATGATGTGAAGGATGCTTTTTATGAGATGGGATATGACACCGGAGCATTTGACGAGATCGAGGTTCCGGGCGTATGGCAGATGGCAGGATATGATACACACCAGTATACAAATATCCGCTATCCATTTCCATTTGACCCACCATATGTCCCACAGGATATACCGTGTGGAGCTTATGTGCATACCTTTTCTTATGCAAAGGATGTGGATGCGGCAAAGGCATTTCTGAATTTTGAAGGTGTGGATAGCTGCTTCTATGTGTGGATAAATGGGGAATATGTCGGATACAGTCAGGTATCCCATATGACCGGTGAGTTTGATGTGACAGACATTTTAAAAGAGGGAGAAAATACGATCGCTGTCCTTGTTATGAAATGGTGTGACGGTTCTTATCTGGAGGATCAGGATAAATTTCGGATGAGTGGAATTTTCCATGATGTATATATTCTGAAAAGACCGGAGTGCGCCATTCGCGACTACCGTATCACGACCTCTGTTTTAAAGGAAAAGGCTGAGGTGAAGCTCGATCTGAGCTTTTATCAGGAGACAGCGGTTAAGGTTACGATCGAAGACAGGAATGGTGTGGTTGTAGCGGAAGAACAGGCAGAGCATGACGGAGCTTTCACATTTGAGATTATACAGCCGACACTTTGGAACACCGAGAATCCATATCTGTATACCCTCATTTTGCAGAGTGAAAATGAGACGATCGTTGATCATATCGCTGTCAGAACGATAGAGATAAAGGATAAAGTTATTTACTTCAATGGACAGAAGATCAAATTCCGCGGTGTCAACCGGCACGATTCTGATCCGGTAACCGGCTTTACAGTGGATGTGGAGAAGATAAAAAAGGATCTTACCCTTATGAAACAGCACAACTTCAATGCGATCCGTTCCAGTCATTATCCAAATGCACCGTATTTTTATCAGATGTGTGACAAATATGGCTTCATGGTATGCGACGAGGCGGATATAGAAGCACATGGCCCATATATGTTATATCGCAAAGAGGATACTGACTACAACCGGTTCAAAAAGTGGAATGAGAAGATTGCAGACAATCCGGAATGGGAGGCGGCTATTCTTGACCGGGTGAAGCGGATGGTCGAGAGAGATAAGAACCGTTTCTGTATCGTGATGTGGTCGATGGGAAATGAAAGTGCATATGGCTGCAATTTTGAAAAGGCACTTGCATGGACGAAGCAGTATGATCCATCCCGTATTACCCAGTATGAAAGTGCAAGATACAGAAATTATGATGTGACCTATAATTATGAGAATCTGGATCTGTACAGCCGTATGTACCCAGCGCTGTCAGAGATCGAGGAATATCTGGAAAAGGACGGAAGCAAACCATTTCTGCTGGTTGAATACTGCCACAGCATGGGAAATGGTCCCGGAGATTTTGAAGATTATTTCCAAATGATCCACAGTGATGACCGCATGTGCGGTGGATTTGTATGGGAATGGTGCGACCATGCAGTTGCGCATGATCAAGCGGAAAACGGAAAGACGAAGTATTACTATGGCGGAGATCATGGAGAGGCGATACATGATGGTAATTTCTGTATGGATGGTCTTGTGTATCCGGACAGAACCCCGCATACCGGACTGCTCGAATACAAAAATGTCTACCGCCCGGTCAGAGTTCGGTCATTTGATCAGGAGAGAGGAACGCTTACCCTTCATAACTATATGGATTTTGATGATATTCAGGATTTTGTGGATATCTGTTATGAGGTAACTCAGGATGGCTTAAGTGTTCAGAAGGGCAAGGTAGTGGGTGCTTCGGCTGCTCCGCACAGTGATTGCACCGTGGGGCTTGATATCGATGTTCCTACGGCAGGCAGAGTATATCTGAAGCTTTCTTATCAGTTAAAGAAAGAGCTTCCGTTAGTTTCTGCGGGTCATGTATTGGGCTTTGATGAACTTCTGCTTGAGAATAAAGATGGAAGAAACCAGACAGCTGCCAAATGGACGGCTTCGGATGTGGCAGTATCCGATATCAGGGTAGAGGAAGACGATGCATGGATCGTGTTAAATGGTGATGGCTTCACATATCGGCTGGATAAGCGTACCGGCTTGTTCAGCGGACTTCAGTATGCAGGCAGGGAATATCTGAATCATCCAATGGAGCTTAACATCTGGCGTGCGCCTACAGATAACGATATGTATATCCGGGCAGAATGGGAGAAGGCTCATTATGATGAGGCATACACAAGAGCATATAGTGAACAGATCCTTCAGAACAAATTCGGAGTAATGATTATGTGCCATGCAGGTGTGGTAGCTCCAACCGTTCAAAAGCTGATCGATGTAGAGATTATGTGGAAAATAGATGGCGCAGGCAGAATTGCTGCGGGAATAACAGCAGTAAAAGATGAAGAACTCCCGGATCTTCCAAGATTTGGTATAAGAATGTTTCTGGATAAGAAGCTTTCTGAGGCTGCCTATTATGGCATGGGACCACAGGAAAGCTACCGCGACAAGCACAGGGCTGCCAGCCACGGCTTGTTCAGAAGTTCTGTGCAGGAGCTTCATGAGGACTATATCATGCCGCAGGAGAATGGAAGCCACTATGACTGTGATTATGTGGAACTGACAAATCAACGATATGGAATGGCTGTTGCAGCAGAACATACATTTTCATTTAATGCCTCTTATTACACTCAGGAAGTGCTTACGCAGACGAAACACAATTATGAGCTTACGGAAGCCGACAGTACGGTGCTCTGTATTGATCATGCACAGAATGGAATCGGTTCGAACAGCTGTGGCCCGGTTGTTTCGGATGAATACAGGTTCAGTGAAAATGAGTTCCGGTTTGATTTCGCGCTGGTACCGTTTGTGAGGGGTTAA
- a CDS encoding AraC family transcriptional regulator: MYINTGYLNHSYLDFKDKRRPLIVGSCGTYRLSGDPKMPTYRPKGRQDYQIIYIASGLGHFHFDKAENETIVPAGNMVLYRPKELQKYEYYGADKTEVYWIHFTGSDVKNLLRKYGFKDNRRVFPVGSSLEYEHIFKQIILELQRCQDDYEEMLALLLTRLLIVFKRELSREHILKNEYLDREMDYAVSYFNENYNKDISIEQYAESRGMSVSWFIRNFKKYTGMTPMQFIVSRRINNAQLLLEQTNYSINEIARIVGYDDQLYFSRLFRKQKGFSPSQYRKRGIEAIK; the protein is encoded by the coding sequence ATGTATATAAATACCGGATACCTGAATCATTCCTATCTTGATTTCAAGGACAAGCGCAGACCGCTTATTGTCGGAAGCTGCGGAACATACCGCTTAAGTGGCGACCCGAAGATGCCTACCTATCGTCCTAAGGGCAGACAGGACTACCAGATCATCTATATCGCATCCGGGCTTGGACATTTTCATTTTGATAAAGCTGAGAATGAGACGATCGTTCCTGCTGGCAATATGGTACTCTACCGCCCGAAGGAACTACAGAAATATGAATATTACGGTGCAGATAAAACAGAGGTTTACTGGATTCATTTCACCGGCTCCGATGTGAAGAATCTTCTGAGGAAATATGGATTTAAAGATAACCGGAGAGTATTCCCTGTCGGTTCCTCTCTGGAATATGAACATATATTTAAACAGATCATCCTGGAGCTGCAGCGTTGTCAGGATGATTATGAAGAAATGCTGGCTTTACTGCTGACCCGCCTTTTAATCGTATTCAAACGGGAGCTGTCACGCGAACATATCCTGAAAAATGAATATCTGGATCGTGAAATGGACTATGCAGTTTCCTACTTTAATGAAAACTATAATAAAGACATCAGCATAGAACAATATGCCGAATCAAGAGGAATGAGCGTGAGCTGGTTCATACGGAATTTCAAGAAATACACCGGCATGACCCCAATGCAGTTCATCGTGTCCCGCCGGATCAACAACGCCCAGCTTCTCTTAGAACAGACGAACTATTCCATAAATGAAATAGCCAGGATCGTAGGATATGATGATCAGTTATATTTCAGCCGGCTGTTCCGGAAACAGAAAGGCTTCTCTCCCTCTCAATATCGGAAAAGAGGGATAGAAGCTATTAAATAA
- a CDS encoding HAD family phosphatase codes for MKRFEAVIFDMDGVIFDSELLVIKCWQVVADKYGIKNIEDTCHKCLGLNKDATKELMLGVYGADFPYDEYKAEMSALFHEQAAGGKLPMKPGVTGLLQTLKKNGRKVALASSTRKAVVEQELRDAGILPYFDRVICGDMVKRSKPEPDIYLEACRQIHVMPEQAYAIEDSYNGIRSAHAAGLHPIMVPDLAPVTEEMQELSDVILDSLTEVEKYLFFI; via the coding sequence ATGAAACGATTTGAAGCGGTTATATTTGATATGGATGGGGTTATATTCGACTCGGAGCTGCTGGTTATAAAGTGCTGGCAGGTCGTTGCAGATAAATATGGAATCAAAAACATAGAAGACACCTGTCACAAATGTCTGGGACTGAATAAGGATGCGACAAAGGAACTGATGCTTGGGGTGTATGGAGCAGATTTCCCTTATGATGAGTATAAGGCAGAGATGTCGGCACTGTTCCATGAACAGGCGGCGGGAGGAAAGCTTCCGATGAAGCCGGGAGTTACCGGTCTGTTGCAGACATTAAAGAAGAATGGAAGAAAGGTTGCGCTGGCATCGTCTACCAGAAAGGCAGTTGTCGAACAGGAGCTTCGGGATGCAGGTATCCTTCCGTATTTCGATCGGGTAATCTGCGGGGATATGGTAAAGCGGAGCAAACCGGAGCCAGATATCTATCTGGAAGCATGCAGACAGATCCATGTGATGCCGGAGCAGGCATACGCCATAGAGGATTCTTATAATGGTATCCGTTCTGCACATGCAGCGGGACTGCATCCGATCATGGTGCCGGATCTTGCACCGGTCACGGAAGAAATGCAGGAGCTGTCGGATGTCATTCTGGATTCCCTGACCGAAGTAGAGAAATATTTGTTTTTTATTTAA
- a CDS encoding type II toxin-antitoxin system RelE/ParE family toxin, whose product MKKIKYTPDAADKLRELKKAITQSYGADKAIEIVKKITDAIRELGTNEKKGPAVSQMFGVDTDYRFLFISHNYVFYRIEDECIRIVNLYHEREDFMWKLFGIETVQQETLDYWNE is encoded by the coding sequence TTGAAAAAAATAAAATATACGCCGGACGCAGCAGACAAGCTGAGAGAATTAAAAAAGGCTATTACACAAAGTTATGGGGCGGACAAAGCAATAGAAATAGTTAAGAAAATAACAGATGCTATAAGGGAGCTTGGCACGAATGAAAAAAAGGGACCGGCAGTTTCACAGATGTTTGGTGTAGATACAGATTATCGGTTCCTTTTTATTTCTCATAATTATGTATTTTATCGTATAGAGGATGAATGTATTCGTATAGTTAATCTTTATCATGAAAGAGAAGATTTTATGTGGAAATTGTTTGGGATTGAGACTGTGCAGCAGGAAACATTAGATTACTGGAATGAGTAA
- a CDS encoding type II toxin-antitoxin system RelB/DinJ family antitoxin, producing the protein MNTNLNVAMAPKDSTFQVRMNSEIKRAVEDIYAKTGMTLTDAFNTFIQQSLNVEGLPFIVTTNSKEALKEQALAMVMLDLKRAEARADAEGWIDADDLEKELGVRD; encoded by the coding sequence ATGAACACAAATTTAAATGTTGCAATGGCACCAAAGGATTCGACCTTTCAGGTGAGAATGAATTCTGAGATAAAGAGAGCCGTTGAAGATATTTATGCAAAAACAGGTATGACACTGACAGATGCTTTTAATACATTTATTCAACAGTCCTTGAATGTCGAGGGTTTGCCATTTATCGTGACTACGAACAGTAAGGAAGCACTAAAAGAACAGGCATTGGCTATGGTAATGCTTGATTTGAAACGTGCAGAAGCTCGTGCGGATGCGGAAGGCTGGATTGATGCAGATGATCTTGAGAAAGAATTGGGGGTGCGTGATTGA